The following are encoded in a window of Nitrospirota bacterium genomic DNA:
- the lexA gene encoding transcriptional repressor LexA: MKPNDLKRIREQMGLTQQQLADALQTTRVSVARYESGMRRIPGMVQVVLDRLGRSSEIPMAGVVAAGVPIEPVSQSELIDVPPSMLRGGDTFALRVKGESMKEDGILPGDLVVVKKQATAQNGQTVVALVNHEATIKTYFNRDSHIELRPANAAMQSIIVRPSDTFHIEGILIGVIRHCAV, encoded by the coding sequence ATGAAGCCGAACGACCTAAAGCGAATTCGAGAACAGATGGGACTGACCCAGCAGCAACTTGCCGATGCGTTGCAGACGACACGTGTGTCGGTTGCACGCTACGAATCTGGTATGCGCCGTATTCCTGGAATGGTCCAAGTCGTATTAGATCGGTTGGGGCGGTCGTCTGAAATTCCCATGGCAGGAGTGGTGGCGGCTGGCGTACCGATTGAGCCGGTCTCCCAGTCCGAACTCATCGATGTCCCGCCCAGCATGTTGCGGGGGGGAGATACATTTGCACTCCGTGTCAAAGGGGAGTCGATGAAAGAGGATGGCATTCTCCCTGGCGATCTTGTGGTGGTGAAAAAACAGGCGACAGCGCAGAACGGGCAAACAGTCGTCGCACTGGTGAATCACGAGGCTACGATCAAGACCTACTTCAATAGGGATTCACACATTGAGCTGCGTCCTGCGAACGCAGCGATGCAGTCGATTATCGTACGACCGTCAGACACGTTTCATATCGAAGGCATTCTCATCGGCGTGATTCGGCATTGTGCGGTGTAA
- a CDS encoding tyrosine-type recombinase/integrase, with amino-acid sequence MNNAHGPTTVRIERGVYRRITHGKDEFGSRADDLSGKTTWIWGFPTLAKARQDYQARRATVRHTRDTAGQVRTTQATVEDLITEFLPTVAHLSAYREQKRFGEWWKQHFKKRPVLTLDAMAIRQAMVLLRKSGRSTGTVNHYVKFLRHMMRVMVRPKAWVIELWADVRLERPAPMTPHILTLEQEDRLLDALSVEDALRVGLATAIGIRLTQFFSLRWEWVSWNNRALALPPFKRHPGRTLPLPTIAMVILEQFWLTQGKPEQGWVFQAKGFRTRPVNAHNWYNRHYAVAVKKAGLSDLKVTFHTLRRTWASRTGQTTPARILQALGGWSNMQMAELYCQPFDEAMREAMERGAVQGSKKSVGKMSGEKTPIRKSIIKLLKNKDVAV; translated from the coding sequence ATGAATAACGCGCACGGACCCACAACAGTACGGATTGAGCGCGGGGTCTATCGCCGGATCACGCACGGTAAAGACGAGTTTGGCTCACGGGCGGATGACCTGTCAGGCAAGACGACATGGATCTGGGGGTTCCCGACACTGGCCAAGGCCAGACAGGATTATCAGGCGCGCCGGGCGACGGTGCGGCACACACGGGACACAGCCGGACAAGTCAGGACCACCCAGGCGACTGTCGAAGACTTAATCACCGAGTTTCTGCCCACCGTGGCCCATCTCTCGGCCTATCGCGAACAGAAGCGGTTCGGAGAATGGTGGAAACAACACTTCAAGAAGCGCCCAGTCTTGACCTTGGACGCCATGGCAATCCGTCAGGCCATGGTGCTCCTACGCAAGAGTGGACGATCGACTGGCACGGTGAATCATTATGTGAAGTTTCTCCGGCACATGATGCGCGTCATGGTGCGCCCGAAAGCCTGGGTGATCGAACTCTGGGCGGACGTGCGCCTCGAACGACCCGCTCCTATGACGCCACATATTCTCACCCTTGAGCAAGAGGATCGCCTCCTGGATGCCCTGAGCGTCGAGGACGCCTTGCGGGTGGGTCTCGCCACTGCGATCGGTATTCGTCTGACACAATTTTTTAGCTTGCGCTGGGAATGGGTGTCATGGAACAATCGCGCGCTGGCGTTGCCACCATTCAAACGACATCCAGGGCGGACACTGCCCTTGCCGACCATCGCCATGGTCATCCTGGAGCAATTCTGGCTCACGCAGGGCAAGCCCGAGCAGGGCTGGGTGTTCCAGGCGAAAGGGTTTCGCACGCGCCCGGTGAACGCGCATAACTGGTACAATCGGCATTATGCCGTGGCCGTGAAGAAAGCTGGCTTATCGGATCTGAAGGTAACCTTTCACACCTTGCGCCGGACATGGGCCAGTCGCACCGGGCAGACGACGCCAGCACGCATCTTACAAGCGTTAGGCGGATGGTCGAATATGCAGATGGCTGAACTGTACTGTCAGCCGTTCGACGAGGCCATGCGTGAGGCGATGGAACGTGGGGCCGTGCAGGGATCGAAAAAAAGTGTCGGGAAAATGTCGGGAGAGAAAACGCCGATTCGGAAATCGATCATAAAACTCTTAAAAAACAAAGATGTGGCGGTGTAG